The following proteins are encoded in a genomic region of Xenopus laevis strain J_2021 chromosome 3L, Xenopus_laevis_v10.1, whole genome shotgun sequence:
- the tspo.L gene encoding translocator protein L homeolog produces the protein MTSWAPAIGLSLLPHVGGIVGGLITRKEVKTWYTTLVKPSWRPPNWMFGPVWTTLYTSMGYGSYLIYKELGGLNEKAVVPLGLYAGQLALNWAWTPIFFGAHKIGWGLVDLVFLWGTAVATTLSWHPISRSAAYLMLPYLAWLTLASALNYCIWRDNKKEDKSE, from the exons ATGACTTCCTGGGCTCCCGCTATCGGACTCTCGCTCCTCCCCCACGTGGGCGGCATAGTCGGGGGTTTAATAACGAGGAAAGAGGTGAAAACCTGGTACACGACCCTGGTGAAACCTTCCTGGCGCCCCCCCAACTGGATGTTTGGCCCCGTGTGGACCACATTATACACCTCCATGGG CTACGGCTCCTATCTGATCTATAAGGAACTGGGAGGACTGAATGAAAAGGCCGTGGTGCCCCTTGGACTGTATGCCGGCCAGCTGGCCCTCAACTGGGCATGGACTCCCATATTCTTTGGTGCCCACAAGATCGGCTGG GGGCTGGTGGATTTAGTTTTCCTCTGGGGGACCGCTGTGGCCACAACCCTATCTTGGCACCCCATTAGCCGGTCGGCAGCGTATCTGATGCTCCCGTATCTCGCGTGGCTCACGCTGGCGTCCGCCCTCAACTACTGCATCTGGAGGGACAACAAGAAGGAGGACAAGAGCGAGTAG